A stretch of DNA from Candidatus Pseudomonas phytovorans:
GGGCCGATCTACTATGCCTACCTCAAGAGTGAGCTGAAGCGGGAAGAGCTGGTCTGATCTCCTGTCCCGGCCCTTTCGCGGGACAAGCCCGCTCCCACAGGATCACCATTGCCGCTGAGCTATAGGTAATCCTGTGGGAGCGGGCTTGTCCCGCGAAGAGGCCGGCGCAGGTTACAGATAGGTATCAGGCCGCTCCGTAGCGCTTGCGGGCTTCGATAGCCAGGCCACTACCAATGCTGCCAAAGATATTGCCTTCCACATGCCGCGCATTCGGCAGCATTGCCGCCACACTGTTGCGCAACGCCGGAATACCGCTGGAACCACCCGTGAAGAACACCGTATCGACCTGGCTTTCGCTCACGCCAGCCTTGGCCAGCAACTCGGTCACGCTACCGCGCACACGCTCCAGCAACCCATCGATCGCCTCTTCAAACAGCACGCGGGTCAGCTCTGCAGTCAGCTCAGGCTCGACCCGGCGCAGGTCGATGCTGCGGCTGGTGTGCTCGGTCAGCTCGATCTTGCTGGCTTCCACTTCCATCGCCAGCCAGTGCCCGGCACGTTGCTCGATCAACTTGAACAGGCGGTCGATACCAAAGCTGTCCTCGATGTCGTAGCGCATGCTGCCCAGCGCCAGTTGCGACTTTTGCGCGTACACGGCGTTGATGGTGTGCCAGGTGGCCAGGTTGAGGTGGTAGCTGGTGGGCATCAGCGCGCCGCTCTTCATGCGGCTGCCGTAGCCGAACAGCGGCATCACGCCCTGCAGGCTCAGCTGCTTGTCGAAGTCGGTACCGCCGATGTGCACGCCGCCGGTGGCGAGAATGTCGCTTTGGCGCTCGGCGACCAGGTGGCGCTCGGGCGACAGGCGGATCAGGGTAAAGTCCGAAGTACCCCCGCCTATGTCGACGATCAGCACCAGCTCTTCACGGCTGATGCCTGACTCGTAGTCGAACGCCGCGGCAATCGGCTCGTACTGGAACGACACGTCCTTGAAGCCGATCTTGCGCGCCACGTCGGCCAGGGTGTCCTCGGCTTCCTGGTCGGCCGCCGGGTCTTCGTCGACGAAGAACACCGGCCTGCCCAGTACCACCTGCTCGAATTCGCGGCCAGCGGCGGCCTCGGCGCGCTTTTTCAGCTCACCGATGAACATGCCCAGCAGGTCCTTGAACGGCAGGGCGCTGCCCAGCACGCTGGTGTCGTGCTTGATCAGCTTGGAGCCCAGCAGGCTTTTCAGCGAGCGCATCAGGCGGCCTTCGTAGCCTTCCAGGTACTCGTGCAGCGCCAGGCGGCCATACACCGGGCGGCGCTCTTCGATGTTGAAGAACACCACCGAGGGCAAGGTGATCTTGCCGTCTTCCAGGGCAATCAGCGACTCCACGCCAGGGCGGTGCCAGCCGACCGTGGAGTTGGAGGTGCCAAAGTCGATGCCCAGGGCGCGGGCCGGGGATACGTCAGACATGGGAAATCAGCTTCCGGAGCGAAAACGGCCGCGCAGTGTATGCCACTTGGCTACAGAATCAAGACCAGTCGTCTGCCATGGCGCAAACCCAAAGCGCCCTTGAAAGGCTATGCTTGACCCCTATCTTCAGTTGCAACACGCACTTTCACATTGGTGATCCACAGATGGACTTCAAAGACTATTACAAGATACTCGGCGTAGAGCCCACGGCGGACGACAAGGCGATCAAGGCCGCGTACCGCAAGCTGGCGCGCAAGTATCACCCCGATGTCAGCAAGGAACGCGACGCCGAGGACAAGTTCAAAGAGGCCAACGAGGCCTACGAAGTGCTGGGCGACGCGCAGAAACGTGCCGAATTCGACGAAATTCGCAAGTACGGAGGCCAGCATGGCCGGCCGTTCCAGGCACCACCGGGCTGGGAAAACCGAGGCGGCGGTGGTGGCTTCGAAGGCGGCGACTTCTCCGACTTCTTCAGCTCGATGTTTGGTGGTGGCCGGGGAGGCAGCCCCTTCGGTGGCGCCCGGCAGCAGCAACGCAGTGCCGGCAGGCGGGGGCAGGACGTGGAGCTTGAACTGGCAGTATTCCTTGAAGAGACCCTGAGCAAGGAATCCAAGCAGATCAGCTTCCAGGTGCCGCAAACCAATGCCATGGGCCAACGCACCGGCTTCACCACCAAGACCCTGAACGTGAAGATTCCGGCCGGGGTGACCGACGGCGAGCGTATCCGGCTCAAGGGCCAGGGCGCGCCGGGCAGCGGTGGCGGGGCCAATGGGGACCTGTTCCTGACCATCCGCATGGCACCGCACCCGCTGTTCGATGTCGAAGGCCATGACCTGATCATCACCGTGCCGCTGGCACCGTGGGAAGCGGCCCTGGGCACCAAGGTGGCGGTGCCTACCCTGGAAGGCAAGATCAACCTGACCATCCGCCCCGACAGCCAGAGCGGCCAGCGCCTTCGGGTGCCGGGCAAGGGCCTGGCGAACAAGAGCGGTGAGCGCGGCAACCTTTACGCGCAATTGAAAGTGGTTATGCCGCCGACCTCCGATGAGGCTGCCCGCGAACTGTGGACCCAGCTTTCCGAGAAGGCTGCGTTCAACCCGAGGACACAATGGAGTAAGTGATCATGAGCAGCACCCTGATCGTTCAACTGGACATGCGTACCTTGTGTCAGGAAGCCGATGTCACGGCGGACTGCGTGATCGAAATCGTCGAACACGGCATTGTCGAACCCTCTGGGCGAACGCCTGAGGATTGGTTGTTCGACGATCAGGCGCCGCTGCTGACCAAGCGTGCGGCCAAGCTGCACCAGGAATTGGAGCTGGAGTGGGAAGGGGTGGCGCTGGCGCTGGAGCTGTTGCAGGAAGTGCAGCAGTTGCGCAGTGAGAACAACATGCTGAGACAGAGGCTGGGCAGGTTTACCCAAATGTAAGGTTTGCAGGCCCGGCCTCTTCGCGGGGCAAGCCCGCTCCCACAGGTACTTCACTGAATCTGAAGGGAGTGGGTTACTTGTGGGAGCGGGCTTGTCCCGCGAAGAGGCCGGTTCAGCCGACATCAATTTCAGGTCGGTTCAGCCCCCGGGTTCAGCACCAGTTGCATGAAGGTCAGGTCCAGCCAGCGGCCAAACTTCACACCCACCTGAGGCATTTGCCCGGTCACCACGAAGCCCAGCCGCTCATGAATGCGCACCGAAGCGGTATTGCCACTTTCAATGGCCGCGACCATCACGTGCTTGCCGCAATCCCGCGCACGCTCCACCAGCGCCGCCATCAATACCGGCCCCAGCCCCTTGCCACGCTGGTCGCCGCGGATATACACCGAGTGCTCCACGGTGTAGCGAAACCCTTCAAACGGCCGCCAGTCGCCAAACGAGGCATACCCCAGTACACCCGTCTCATCCACAGCCACCAAGATCGGATACCCCTGCTGCGCCCGCGCTTCAAACCAGGCCTGGCGGTTGCCCAGGTCGACCGGGGTTTCGTTCCAGATCGCCGTGGTATTGCGCACCGCGTCGTTGTAGATGTCGAGGATGCCCGGTACGTCAGTGGGCAGGGCGTCGCGGATTTCGTAACTCATGACAGCGTCTCGCAGGGTCGTTGCTCGCAGATTAAATGGTTACCAGCCCACGCACACCTTCGGCTTGCATGTTTTCACCACGGCCGCGCTGCACTATCTCGCCACGGGCCATGACCAGGTACTGGTCGGCCAGTGCTTCGGCAAAGTCGTAGAACTGCTCCACCAGCAGGATGGCCATGTCGCCGCGCTCGGCCAGGCGGCGGATGACCGCACCGATTTCCTTG
This window harbors:
- a CDS encoding Hsp70 family protein, producing the protein MSDVSPARALGIDFGTSNSTVGWHRPGVESLIALEDGKITLPSVVFFNIEERRPVYGRLALHEYLEGYEGRLMRSLKSLLGSKLIKHDTSVLGSALPFKDLLGMFIGELKKRAEAAAGREFEQVVLGRPVFFVDEDPAADQEAEDTLADVARKIGFKDVSFQYEPIAAAFDYESGISREELVLIVDIGGGTSDFTLIRLSPERHLVAERQSDILATGGVHIGGTDFDKQLSLQGVMPLFGYGSRMKSGALMPTSYHLNLATWHTINAVYAQKSQLALGSMRYDIEDSFGIDRLFKLIEQRAGHWLAMEVEASKIELTEHTSRSIDLRRVEPELTAELTRVLFEEAIDGLLERVRGSVTELLAKAGVSESQVDTVFFTGGSSGIPALRNSVAAMLPNARHVEGNIFGSIGSGLAIEARKRYGAA
- the cbpA gene encoding curved DNA-binding protein; this encodes MDFKDYYKILGVEPTADDKAIKAAYRKLARKYHPDVSKERDAEDKFKEANEAYEVLGDAQKRAEFDEIRKYGGQHGRPFQAPPGWENRGGGGGFEGGDFSDFFSSMFGGGRGGSPFGGARQQQRSAGRRGQDVELELAVFLEETLSKESKQISFQVPQTNAMGQRTGFTTKTLNVKIPAGVTDGERIRLKGQGAPGSGGGANGDLFLTIRMAPHPLFDVEGHDLIITVPLAPWEAALGTKVAVPTLEGKINLTIRPDSQSGQRLRVPGKGLANKSGERGNLYAQLKVVMPPTSDEAARELWTQLSEKAAFNPRTQWSK
- a CDS encoding chaperone modulator CbpM, coding for MSSTLIVQLDMRTLCQEADVTADCVIEIVEHGIVEPSGRTPEDWLFDDQAPLLTKRAAKLHQELELEWEGVALALELLQEVQQLRSENNMLRQRLGRFTQM
- a CDS encoding GNAT family N-acetyltransferase is translated as MSYEIRDALPTDVPGILDIYNDAVRNTTAIWNETPVDLGNRQAWFEARAQQGYPILVAVDETGVLGYASFGDWRPFEGFRYTVEHSVYIRGDQRGKGLGPVLMAALVERARDCGKHVMVAAIESGNTASVRIHERLGFVVTGQMPQVGVKFGRWLDLTFMQLVLNPGAEPT